The genomic segment CGAATCGCTATGCCACCGACAAacgcgatcgtttcgttttaatagTTGAAAACTAATTTCGAAAAAGGGGGCGACAAATTTCTATTGGTCGACTGGCAACGGCGGCGGGTTCATTGACATCTTCGACCTTGGGGAATAGCCCGACCTTACCCAAGGCTATTTTGCGACTTGTGCTCGGCGTTGCCCGGACCGGTATTGTTGGCAGTACGTGCACGTCCCTCGATCTCTCGGAATTCTTCACCTTTGTCCGCTCCGTACTCTCTCGTATAACGGTCACGGAACTTTACGAGAGGAGATACTCTCCCTGTTGTTGAGCATGATCTCCTGTCGCCACACCCACGCCTGCTCAACAATACGAGGGTCCTCGAGGGCCCAAAATAAGCGGCGTATCTGCTGCACGCTGCTGGCATCGGGAATCGCTATACAAACGATTTAACGCGCTCACCGTACAAACACGGCGTTAAGGCAATGATCTTCGATGCACGCTCACGGAATACAAATGGTTTCTTGATGTATACAGAGTATGCACCTTAAACGTACACTTAACGGCGCGTGACTATGCTACTTGGCAACCGTTCTCTCACCACCGGAATTTTTCTCTAGTATTTGCTTTCGTAGATAAGAAATACTGTAACGAGCTGcagtatacatatgtataacgCATTTGCTTTGTATTAGGTTAACTTTGTCAACAGTACGGTATTACAGTAAAGTTTCCAGTTAATTATGCTTTATTCAAATTGTTCGCTATACTAATTAGCCTAAATAAGGATAAGTTACGTCCGTTCCCCGGGCGCGTGATGCAGGTGATTAGCTAGATGAATGAACAATCGTTCCAAGAAATTGCAATTATCATCGAAGCGGTGTTTCGAGTTGTTTCAAATATGACGATCGATTTTCATAGATTCGTGCGTCATCGAATTAACCAGCAGTTTGATTACAATTCTAACATGCAGTCTGTTACAATTATTACGCGCTATGTCACGGGAAAGGAATGATCACATTGAGTCACATCGCGAATCGCGGTCGATCGAATTGTGAAGTCTCTGCGATTCGAATCCGGAAAGGCAGGCCGTGTACGATCGGTATGGATCGTAATCTGAAACACCGTGTGTAATCAACGATCACGACAAAAAGTGACGGCATAGGAGGTCAGCTATCTGTAGAAATCTCTCGacattgtttttcttcttcctgatTCCGTATCGCGCGACCTTCTTTCGTAATGTCCGTCACTCGACTGTTGCGTGACAGTACCGCACAAGGACTACATTTCGTACGTGGCTAGGATCGCAAATGCGTTCGCTACACCACGGATTTGCGTCACTTTGGATTAATAAACGTTTCACTGAAAAGCTGGAAGGACCTTGCGTTCGAAAGAGGCGAACATCGCGTTCGAACAACACTGTTACAAcgtatttactatttttctagTATTTACGAGTGACGAACGTCGAATACGAGAAACGCTGAATCACGGCAAACAAACAattgttaaatgtaaatatactCGCATTCTGATCTATTTGTGTCTTACGTGACTAGGTTGCCTTGTCACTAAGCTGCGCTTTTCGTCATCGCGATCGTTTGGCACGCAGCGCTACATCACCGCCGTTAATAAACTCGTCCCGTGTGTTGACTCGGGAATCGTTCTCTTCGCTATCTGACACTTTAACCACCGACGTAATATACGATCTTATTAATTCTGCCAGATTAGTTCGCACGCGTTCGACGCCAAACTGTGTATTCACATTGTTGCAAACGCATCGTCTCTATACCGACCTGTCTTATCTAATTTGCAACTTGTTTTTCCTTCGCAGATGTACTAAGAAGACAAATTATGGTGGCAGAGATTGTCGCCCGCCAGAGTGGATCGCCTATCAATGGTGAGACCGCGTGTTTGAACAGCAATATGCCGGCCACCCACACAATGGCGCACGCCGGTCACGGTGTTCACGGTGGACACGACGCCCATGGACCGTTGCCTCCGTTGACGCATCCGGCGCACCACGGTGCTCCATTGACTctgcaacagcaacagcaacaccAGCATCAACCGCAGCACCAACCACCGCCGCCGCAGCAGCAACCTCCGCAAcatcatcaccatcatcaGCCGCAGCAGCAACAGacgcagcagcagcagcagccgCCGCACCACCACCACGACGCCCAACAGGTGACACACCCAGAAAATTTCCCTCCGAACTTCGACATCAGAAAAGAGCTATTTTCTCAGCGCAAGCAACGGGAGTTCATTCCGGACAACAAGAAGGACGACAGCTACTGGGACCGCAGGAGACGCAACAACGAGGCAGCCAAACGGTCCCGAGAGAAAAGGCGTTTCAACGACATGGTACTCGAACAACGAGTCATGGAGCTGAGCAAGGAAAACCACATCCTGAAGGCGCAACTCGAGGCGATCAGGGATAAGTTCGGTATATGCGGTGAGTCTGTGATCAGCACGGAACACGTGCTCGCGGCTCTACCCGCTGACCCGCCCATCGTCAAAAGGGCGAAACTGCCAGCCTCGGCGGCTCTCCTCTACGCAAGAACACCAAGTCCTGTGCATACTTCGGTGATCCATCAACCGGTCAGTGGTGCACGATCGCCCAGGTCACCCGCGCAGCTGTACGTTCCCGAAACGACCTCGTACCCTGAGACGGAAAGTTTTCAATATCCTTATCCTCATCCGGCGATGCACCTCGACACGACCAGCGCTCTAAACCTATCTCGTGGTCGACGCGCTCAATCGCCGTTTGAATTATCATCCGGCAGCGGTGACGAAGGTCCGCAATTGGTAGTCAGCTCGCAGAATCCAGCGGCTAACAACAGTCTACCT from the Bombus pyrosoma isolate SC7728 linkage group LG11, ASM1482585v1, whole genome shotgun sequence genome contains:
- the LOC122572448 gene encoding velvet complex subunit B-like isoform X1 — its product is MVAEIVARQSGSPINGETACLNSNMPATHTMAHAGHGVHGGHDAHGPLPPLTHPAHHGAPLTLQQQQQHQHQPQHQPPPPQQQPPQHHHHHQPQQQQTQQQQQPPHHHHDAQQVTHPENFPPNFDIRKELFSQRKQREFIPDNKKDDSYWDRRRRNNEAAKRSREKRRFNDMVLEQRVMELSKENHILKAQLEAIRDKFGICGESVISTEHVLAALPADPPIVKRAKLPASAALLYARTPSPVHTSVIHQPVSGARSPRSPAQLYVPETTSYPETESFQYPYPHPAMHLDTTSALNLSRGRRAQSPFELSSGSGDEGPQLVVSSQNPAANNSLPHKLRHKSRIGDKDAASALLALQGIKQEPGPRASPPWDNEGSSDERDSGISLGAEWTGPSVSTVPESEREVKSRLDRLASEVASLQSILRIGKPTESSLVTGHALPANATVNGP
- the LOC122572448 gene encoding velvet complex subunit B-like isoform X2, whose protein sequence is MVAEIVARQSGSPINGETACLNSNMPATHTMAHAGHGVHGGHDAHGPLPPLTHPAHHGAPLTLQQQQQHQHQPQHQPPPPQQQPPQHHHHHQPQQQQTQQQQQPPHHHHDAQQRKQREFIPDNKKDDSYWDRRRRNNEAAKRSREKRRFNDMVLEQRVMELSKENHILKAQLEAIRDKFGICGESVISTEHVLAALPADPPIVKRAKLPASAALLYARTPSPVHTSVIHQPVSGARSPRSPAQLYVPETTSYPETESFQYPYPHPAMHLDTTSALNLSRGRRAQSPFELSSGSGDEGPQLVVSSQNPAANNSLPHKLRHKSRIGDKDAASALLALQGIKQEPGPRASPPWDNEGSSDERDSGISLGAEWTGPSVSTVPESEREVKSRLDRLASEVASLQSILRIGKPTESSLVTGHALPANATVNGP